The following proteins are co-located in the Castanea sativa cultivar Marrone di Chiusa Pesio chromosome 8, ASM4071231v1 genome:
- the LOC142608062 gene encoding E3 ubiquitin-protein ligase BIG BROTHER-like: MSWNPHMEVHYVNTSYPYSTAGSFMEYFEGLTYDHVNFIFSGASHAQESVYPQMNTSFYKFGFSEPGNTSYYDHGHTYAVNDHEPRIDEYRRPFENSSTIVNEQAAAAHTEWEGNAGTSTTTHDNPMECPRRHHNSHDYQVVWQDNIDPDNMTYEELLELGEAVGTQNRGLSQEQISLLPISKYKCGIFSRKKSRDERCVICQMEYKRGDRRITLPCKHAYHASCGTKWLSINKACPICYTEVFADASKDSKQ, from the exons ATGAGTTGGAACCCACATATGGAAGTTCATTATGTGAACACCAGCTATCCTTATAGTACAGCTGGAAGCTTTATGGAGTACTTTGAAGGACTTAcgtatgatcatgtgaatttcATATTTTCTGGTGCTTCACATGCTCAG GAGAGTGTGTACCCACAAATGAATACAAGTTTTTACAAGTTTGGATTTTCTGAACCTGGGAACACTTCTTATTATGATCATGGTCATACCTATGCGGTGAATGATCACGAACCTAGAATTGATGAGTACAGAAGACCTTTTGAGAACTCTTCGACAATCGTTAATGAACAGGCTGCTGCGGCACATACAGAATGGGAAGGAAATGCAGGCACTAGTACTACTACGCATGACAATCCTATGGAAT GCCCACGGAGACATCATAATTCTCATGATTATCAG GTCGTTTGGCAAGACAACATTGATCCTGATAACATGACCTACGAG GAATTACTTGAATTAGGTGAGGCAGTAGGAACTCAAAATAGAGGTCTTTCTCAAGAACAGATTTCTTTGCTTCCAATCTCAAAGTACAAGTGTGGTATTTTCTCAAGAAAGAAGTCACGCGATGAGAG ATGTGTGATTTGCCAGATGGAATATAAACGAGGTGACCGACGGATCACACTACCATGCAAGCATGCCTACCATGCTAGTTGTGGGACCAAATGGCTTAGCATCAATAAG GCTTGTCCCATATGTTACACTGAGGTGTTTGCTGATgcttcaaaagattcaaaacagTAA
- the LOC142607146 gene encoding pentatricopeptide repeat-containing protein At2g22410, mitochondrial codes for MHTLRSLRLFPNPLSLSSSSLLHTRSLSLHKERRRPTNWNTTHTLVQTNPLLSLLERCKSLSQLKQVQAQMTLTGLSSNSFASSRLIAFCAISEWRNLGYCSQILYNSNNPNVFSWNVAIRGYSESENMEEGIVLYKRMLRDGGSSRPDNYTHTYLLKVCAGLSWKLMGDEIVGHVLQMGFDSYMYVHNAVIHMLVSCGELVKARKVFDESCVRDLVSWNSLINGYVRRGLACEALGIYREMEVERVRPDEVTMIGVVSSCAQLGDLKCGREFHQYIEENRLELTVPLSNALMDMYAKCGNLEEAQAIFDSMENRTIVSWTTMIMGYAKLGFLGIARKLFYEQPEKSVISWNAIIGGNVQAKHSKEALALFHEMQASDIKPDEVTMVNCLSACSQLGAIDVGIWIHRYIEKHNLLLNVALGTALVDMYAKCGNITKALQVFREMPQRNSLTWTAVICGLALHGNAHDALSYFLMMIDSGLVPDEITFIGVLSACCHGGLVEEGRKYFAQMSSKFNIFPKLKHYSCMVDLLGRAGHLEEAEELIKCMPMEADAVLWGALFFACRIHGNVTMGERAALKLLELDPGDSGIYVLLANMYGDANMWEEAKNVRKMMVERGVEKTPGCSSIEVNGIVYEFIVRDKSHPQSEQIYECLVQLTRQSELVYPIYL; via the coding sequence ATGCACACACTCAGATCTCTACGTTTATTCCCAAACCCACTCtcactctcttcttcttctttgcttcacactcgctctctctcactccacAAGGAAAGAAGAAGACCCACAAACTGGAACACAACCCACACTCTTGTCCAGACAAACccactcctctctctcttagaaCGATGCAAATCCTTGTCCCAGTTGAAGCAAGTCCAAGCCCAAATGACTCTCACAGGCCTTTCGTCAAACAGCTTTGCTTCAAGCCGGCTTATCGCCTTTTGCGCCATCTCTGAGTGGCGGAACCTTGGCTATTGCTCTCAGATTTTGTATAATTCGAATAACCCAAATGTTTTCTCCTGGAATGTTGCCATTAGAGGGTATTCTGAGAGTGAAAATATGGAAGAAGGGATAGTTTTGTATAAGAGAATGTTGAGGGATGGTGGGTCTTCGAGGCCCGATAATTATACTCATACTTATTTGCTTAAAGTTTGTGCTGGCTTGTCGTGGAAGTTGATGGGGGATGAGATTGTTGGGCATGTGTTGCAGATGGGTTTTGATTCCTATATGTATGTGCACAATGCTGTGATTCATATGTTGGTTTCGTGTGGAGAATTGGTCAAGGCACGTAAGGTGTTTGATGAAAGTTGTGTGAGAGATTTGGTTTCTTGGAATTCTTTGATTAATGGGTATGTTAGACGTGGGTTAGCATGTGAGGCATTGGGAATTTATCGAGAAATGGAAGTGGAGAGAGTGAGGCCCGATGAGGTTACGATGATTGGGGTGGTTTCTTCGTGTGCCCAGCTTGGGGATTTGAAGTGTGGGAGAGAATTTCATCAGTATATTGAAGAAAATAGGTTGGAGTTGACAGTTCCGCTTTCTAATGCTCTTATGGACATGTATGCCAAGTGTGGAAATCTTGAGGAGGCACAAGCAATATTTGATAGTATGGAGAATAGAACAATTGTTTCTTGGACTACAATGATTATGGGATATGCCAAACTTGGGTTTCTGGGTATTGCACGGAAGCTTTTTTACGAGCAGCCAGAAAAGAGTGTTATTTCATGGAATGCAATTATTGGTGGTAATGTTCAAGCCAAACACAGTAAGGAGGCTTTGGCTTTGTTTCATGAAATGCAGGCTAGTGATATTAAGCCCGATGAGGTGACTATGGTTAACTGCTTATCTGCATGCTCACAACTTGGAGCAATTGATGTTGGCATATGGATCCACCGTTACATTGAAAAACATAATCTTTTGCTAAATGTTGCCTTAGGAACTGCTCTAGTTGACATGTATGCCAAGTGTGGGAACATCACAAAGGCTCTCCAGGTTTTCCGAGAGATGCCACAGAGAAACTCACTGACTTGGACAGCTGTTATTTGTGGCTTAGCCCTTCATGGGAATGCACATGATGCCCTATCTTATTTCTTGATGATGATTGATAGTGGGTTGGTGCCAGATGAGATCACCTTTATTGGGGTCTTATCTGCTTGTTGTCATGGAGGTTTGGTTGAAGAGGGCCGTAAATATTTTGCTCAAATGAGCTCCAAATTCAATATTTTCCCCAAGCTCAAACACTACTCCTGCATGGTGGATCTTCTAGGTAGAGCTGGTCATTTGGAAGAGGCAGAAGAGCTGATTAAATGCATGCCAATGGAGGCAGATGCTGTGCTTTGGGGTGCATTGTTCTTTGCTTGTCGTATTCATGGAAATGTAACAATGGGAGAAAGGGCAGCTTTGAAGCTTCTTGAGTTGGATCCTGGTGACAGTGGAATATATGTTTTGCTTGCAAATATGTATGGGGATGCAAATATGTGGGAGGAGGCTAAGAATGTAAGGAAGATGATGGTGGAGAGAGGAGTAGAGAAGACTCCAGGTTGTAGCTCAATTGAGGTGAATGGCATTGTGTATGAGTTTATTGTTCGGGATAAATCACACCCTCAATCTGAACAAATTTATGAATGTTTAGTTCAGTTAACAAGACAATCAGAGCTTGTATATCCAATATACTTGTAA